Below is a genomic region from Polyodon spathula isolate WHYD16114869_AA chromosome 26, ASM1765450v1, whole genome shotgun sequence.
CTCAGGTGTTCTTACATCAGAACCCATAACAGTTACCCCTGTTGGGGCAGAACCCTCCCCCAACTCCCCTAAGAGGAGGGGGAGCTTGCTGAGGCTTCAAAAGGTCGCCCGTTCCTCCGCCCCCTCTTCCCTGGGCAGAAAGTTTAAGAAGAAGGAACAGAATAAAAATGCAGCGACACGGTACAGGCAGAAGAAGAGAGCCGAGAGAGGCTTGATGGAAAGTGAGTGTTATGAGCTGCAGTGCAGGAATCGGGAGCTGACAGAGAGGGCGGAATCGATAGAAAGGGAGATCCAGTGTCTGAAAGAGTTgctggaggagattaagaaaaggaGGACTAGCTGTGAGAGCGTGGGGGCACCTGCTCCTGCAAACCAGACTGGGCATCAGAAAGCACCTGCTTGAAGGGCTTTTTCTTGGGTAGAAAAAAACCCTAATCAGTGAAACTGTTACTGCATTCTGCTTTTTAATACTGCCTGAAATCCGTGACAGAACTTACAAAGGACTGTCTCTCGTCATGGCCAATAGTGTCATTGCCATCAGTTCGttaaattattactttaattGAAAATGACCGTGTAACTGTAGGCTGTACACAGTCCTATGATATTGCATGCTAACACaggttttaaatgtgtataattaACAGACATGTTCCAAAATGTGATCTTCCATCTCTCCTGGTTTCTCTATAACAATGCAGAGCATGTGCAGCCAACAAGTTGAAAAGGTTTTGGTAAATAAAGGTATCCAATGCCTAACCAGCCTGTGCTTTACAGCAGGGGGGTGGGGGTATAATTGAGATGAAATATCTCTGGgaactaaaaatattttttcaatttgtgtcataTGGTTCCAGTAGGTATACAAGCCCGGTTGTCGGTCTCTGTGTCAGCAGTTCCACTTTGGTTAGGTATGTGTACAGCAGGTTATGCACAGATCTAAAAATCTAGAATAATGTTTTGATGTTTAAAGAACGTAAGCACATCTGGGAGGAGGGTGGGCAATAAAAACCCTGAAACAAAATCTGttatataaattgttttttttatttttgttaattttatttattgggCTATTGAACACAGCCTACACCTGACAACACAGCAAAGAAACTCACAGCGATCActttctgtaattttatttacCAGCACGATATTATTAAGCAGCAATTTCCCTACACAATtaacacactgctgtacaaaattTACAAGATAAATCTTTCGTGATTTGGCAGAATCTGTAATATAAACCTCTTGAAAGTCTTCTTCACAGCACCTTGAGATGTCTTTCTTCAGAGAGGTGGCCCCTTAAGGCTTGTTAGGATAAATGGTAATTATAACCCAGTCACACACCCCTTCCCCACCCATAGTGACAGGCATAAGCATCACCCCACAGGACGAGTTTTTATGCTTTGGGAAACCCACTTAGGATCCAATGCCACCAAAAGAAATGctatttacaattttaaacagaAGGGCAATACCCCCTCTGTGGGCCATCTTCGCTGTTGATGCTTTCTGTCGTCATGATGTGATTCTAGCCCATGATGTGGTCGCTGGCAGGCAGGGAAGCAAGGGTCTGCGAGAAGCCCAGGGTGCGATGGGTAAGGATTACAGTCTGGGATGCTGTCCTAGTGTTCAGTTTGGTCCTTTTGTGAGTTCAGTGCATCGCTGCGCAGTCCTGTGTCCCCCCTGAGATGCTCCTTCTCTTTCACAGTCAGCGCTGAAGGGGGGGCTGTGGTGGTCACTGCTGCCCGGCTGTTGTCTTGATTAATGCTTACtacacatgaaaaataaacattatatttattgtttaagtCGTCATGCATctcaaaacacttttaaaacgaGAGAAATAGATTACTGATCCACTGGTTCTATTGGTGCCATTGGCACAAGACGTGTTCgtaacacacacagtgatacactGAATCAACACTGTATCCATCAATCCTATTTCAAGATGAAAAAACGTACCCAAGATGCCATGTTGAGACAACAGCGCTGTCAGTCTCCGGACCTCTTCAGACAGTTTCTGGTATTCCTGCAGGGAAAAGAATGATTAAAGAAACCACTGAAACGCTTGTGCCTCAGAGTTGTTTTAAACAGGTGGTGTAACCCGGCATCAGTATTTCCAGTGGAGTTTTCTTTTGGCAAACCATATGATATAGTGTGTGAGGTTAGGTGCTGTTTGTGTGCACGTGGCTATGCCAGTAAATGAAGCTCCAAAGAGCAGGAAGCAGGGACTTCCTTAGAGTGTAAGCAATCCAGCATGTTTCACTGGGCTCTGAACTTCATTGAAATGCTACTCAATCCTGTAAAGCTCTCTGCATGATCGAGCAGCATTTGCAACATGGTTtaatcccatacctctttgcagcTTTCTAACGTATCAAACTCGGACTTTGCAGAGGATTTACTGTCCTCCTTTGTCTGCTTTTCCTTTGTGTCTCTTAAGTAGCCGGCTTCTTGGaagatttttttcaaagttttgttgTAGCCCTGGAAATGAAGACAACGACACATACAAAACTAAAATCTCACTTTTTCAGAAGCCATTAATGGCAGTGCAAGCTCATTATATTTAATAGGACCTGTTACGAATAGCAGGTATGCAGGAGTGCTGCACCCAGAAGGGCTGGGGCTGATAAACTGAACTGCTGCCAGGATGGTGTTGCTCAGGTTCGCATTGCCGTGCTCCTCCAGGTGCGCTGCTGCTGAACCCTGCCCTGTCTCACCTGCTCTGTGATGAGCTCATCATGGAGAGCCTGTTCAGCCTCATCCCATTCTCCCTGCAGAGTCTCTGTCAGCGTGGGATACACTGCAAGCAAACACACCGTCATACTAATCactcaaagaaaaaacaatgctgCTTACATCCTTTTGAGCGTTTCCTGACATTTGCTAAACAAATGAGCAAGTTGCTGGCACAGTGCTAAATTAATACCATATGGTCCAgttcattcatttaaaacaaacaaaaaaatctaaaatcactGACAAGTTGCAAGCCGTGCTGTTCCCTCTTACCCAGGAGAGAGTGCGGATGGCAGACCAGCGGGGTCTCAAACGTCACAGAGTACATGCAGGTGCTCGGCTCCGACACCTGGGCCAGCTTACTGGCACTGCCGCAGGACAGGAGGACCTGGAGATGAGACAAACACACAGCAATGAGGACCCGGAGATCCAGCTACCACTTCCACCCCTGGGAATCCCAGCAATCCAGGGACCCAGCTagcacctcctcccctctcccagcAATCCAGAGACCCAGTTAGCACCTCCTCCCCGCTCCCAGCAATCCAGGGACCCAGCTAGCACCTCCTCCCCTGTCCCAGCAATCCAGGAACCCAGATagcacctcctcccctctcccagcAATCCAGGGACCCAGCTAGCACTTCCTCCCCTGTCCCAGCAATCCAGGGACCCAGCTAgcacctcctctcctctcccagcaATCCAGGGACCCAGCTAGCACCTCCTCCCCTGTCCCAGCAATCCAAGGACCCAGATagcacctcctcccctctcccagcAATCCAGGGACCCAGCTAGCACTTCCTCCTCTGTCTCAGCAATCCTGGGACCCAGCTagcacctcctcccctctcccagcAATCCAGGGACCCAGCTagcacctcctcccctctcccagcAATCCAGGGTCCCAGCTagcacccccacccccttccttGTACTGGCCATGTGGGTTCGAAGGATCGTATTGCTGgttgactttgttttaaagccTGTGTTGGGGGCTCATTACCATTTAGATTTCAAGTAATAAAGCTGTACATTTCAGGTCCCACCTCCTGCACCAGTAGTTGCTGCGAAAAAAACGAAGGAAACATTTTCCTACCTTAGTTTGTCTGCTCTTGGTTCCACAGGAGTCTCCTCCTCTCATCCACATGGCCACAAAGGTGTTATTCACAATTTCCCACTCGTTCCAAATACTGTGGAGATAAAAACAGTCACAATACAATAGCATTATTTATCTGACATATTCCAAAACAGACACCAGGGTATTTATAATGACTGTACACTGCGTCTCAGCACCGACCCCTCACGTGCTGTATACGCCTTACCCGAGTATCCCGCTGTACGCATTCCACCTGAACGACTGCTCGTGCTGCGTGATGTTGTGGAAGGGGCAGAACTCGTACTTGTACCTGTcgcaacacacaaataaacacgaAGCATGTTGTTTGCAGTAATCCAGGCTATAGCCGACTGGAACAGTCAACTGAGAATGTTTAATTGaaagttttgtgtatttttttttaatatagaaagaGAGAAACGGGGAATAATGCCTCACCGATCTCATTTCAGGCACATTACAATGGTttcaaacaacacacaacacagcaaaacaacaaGCACTTCAGCCCTTCATCGGCAGTGATCCGAGGGGCTCCAACGGCTATTACTTGAATGTCAGTTTTTCCCTATCTGATAAGATATTACACGTGACCTTAGTGCAACacagaggaataaaacaatatgTAGTGCTTTTAAACCAGCCAATAACAACTGAGCTGCAGGGGCTTTTCAACTGTTGATCGCAGTAGTTTCTGCAAAGAAATGTCGTTGCCTTGGCACTGGGTTCAAACTAGTGCCcccagtgctgtgtgctgtgtgtcttTAATCGGGTCAAACTCTTACGTGGATTCTATGAAACTGAAACACTTCCCAGCCAGCCTGTTGAGGTGAGCAGGACCTGTGGGAAAAAGCAATCTGAAATCACTGCCTGCAAGGTTTCATGCACACTGAATTCCTTCATCAAACTTACTTGATTATAAATTCAAGGTTCTAACTGTTTTTGCATGAAGCAAACAAACATTAACACGTGGGATTTGCGCAGAACCAATTATCAGGTATTATTTCTGAAGGAAGAAGCCCTTTAAAAGGCGTGATACTCAAGGCTTTAAAAGCCTGGGAAAGTACTTTACAGTATGTTCCTCTAGTCCTATATCATACACAGCACTacactgctttacagtatgttcctCTAGTCCTATATCATACACAACACTacactgctttacagtatgttcctCTAGTCCTATATCACACACAGCACTacac
It encodes:
- the gnptg gene encoding N-acetylglucosamine-1-phosphotransferase subunit gamma isoform X2, translating into MFYNPFIHMCAFIKQRRVLYCCMLFIASLQMPGASAGKMKIVEEPNTFGLNNPLLAQANRLQPAVTPSPVSGPAHLNRLAGKCFSFIESTYKYEFCPFHNITQHEQSFRWNAYSGILGIWNEWEIVNNTFVAMWMRGGDSCGTKSRQTKVLLSCGSASKLAQVSEPSTCMYSVTFETPLVCHPHSLLVYPTLTETLQGEWDEAEQALHDELITEQEYQKLSEEVRRLTALLSQHGILVSINQDNSRAAVTTTAPPSALTVKEKEHLRGDTGLRSDALNSQKDQTEH
- the gnptg gene encoding N-acetylglucosamine-1-phosphotransferase subunit gamma isoform X1; this encodes MFYNPFIHMCAFIKQRRVLYCCMLFIASLQMPGASAGKMKIVEEPNTFGLNNPLLAQANRLQPAVTPSPVSGPAHLNRLAGKCFSFIESTYKYEFCPFHNITQHEQSFRWNAYSGILGIWNEWEIVNNTFVAMWMRGGDSCGTKSRQTKVLLSCGSASKLAQVSEPSTCMYSVTFETPLVCHPHSLLVYPTLTETLQGEWDEAEQALHDELITEQGYNKTLKKIFQEAGYLRDTKEKQTKEDSKSSAKSEFDTLESCKEEYQKLSEEVRRLTALLSQHGILVSINQDNSRAAVTTTAPPSALTVKEKEHLRGDTGLRSDALNSQKDQTEH